One Methylophilus sp. TWE2 DNA segment encodes these proteins:
- the cgtA gene encoding Obg family GTPase CgtA: MKFIDEATIKVYAGDGGNGVATFRREKYEPMGGPNGGDGGRGGSIFVVADRNINTLVDYRYTRTFKAQRGENGSGSDCYGKGGDDMVLRVPVGTTISDKATGQMMVDLNTDGQKVLIAKGGNGGLGNIHFKTSTNRSPRQCTKGDPGEAFELYLELKVLADVGLLGMPNAGKSTFIRSVSAAKPKVADYPFTTLHPNLGVVRVDSNRSFVIADVPGLIEGAAEGAGLGHQFLRHLQRTSLLLHLVDLAPFDESVDPVQEAKAIVNELKKYDQELYDKPRWLVLNKIDMLEDSAKKVADFVKAYGWDGPVFPISAISGVGCQALTYAIMDHIDQARVQREAEAEQSSGVTE, from the coding sequence ATGAAGTTTATTGACGAAGCGACTATCAAGGTTTATGCCGGCGACGGTGGTAACGGTGTTGCCACATTCCGCCGCGAAAAGTATGAGCCTATGGGCGGCCCGAACGGTGGTGACGGTGGCCGTGGCGGTTCTATCTTTGTCGTGGCTGACCGCAATATCAATACGCTGGTGGATTACCGTTATACGCGAACCTTTAAAGCGCAACGTGGTGAAAATGGCAGCGGCTCAGACTGCTATGGCAAAGGTGGCGACGATATGGTTCTGCGCGTGCCTGTAGGCACGACCATCAGCGACAAGGCGACCGGCCAGATGATGGTGGATTTGAACACAGATGGCCAGAAAGTACTGATTGCCAAAGGCGGCAATGGCGGCCTGGGTAATATCCATTTTAAAACCAGTACCAACCGCTCCCCACGCCAGTGTACTAAAGGTGATCCTGGCGAGGCTTTTGAGCTCTACCTTGAGTTGAAAGTACTGGCAGATGTTGGTTTGCTGGGCATGCCGAATGCCGGTAAATCTACCTTTATCCGCTCAGTGTCTGCGGCCAAACCTAAGGTCGCCGATTATCCATTCACGACCTTGCACCCTAACCTGGGTGTGGTGCGTGTCGATAGCAACCGTAGCTTTGTCATTGCCGATGTGCCTGGCCTGATTGAAGGTGCCGCAGAAGGCGCCGGCTTGGGTCATCAGTTTTTACGCCACTTGCAACGTACCTCTTTGCTGCTGCATTTAGTTGATCTTGCTCCATTTGATGAGAGTGTTGATCCAGTGCAGGAAGCCAAAGCAATTGTTAATGAGCTGAAAAAATACGACCAGGAGCTCTACGACAAACCACGCTGGCTGGTCCTCAACAAAATTGATATGCTGGAAGACAGTGCGAAAAAGGTCGCTGATTTTGTGAAGGCTTATGGCTGGGACGGTCCTGTGTTTCCTATTTCGGCCATTAGTGGCGTAGGTTGCCAGGCACTGACTTATGCCATTATGGATCATATTGATCAGGCGCGTGTCCAGCGTGAGGCCGAGGCAGAGCAGTCATCTGGCGTCACTGAATAA
- a CDS encoding bifunctional diguanylate cyclase/phosphodiesterase: MTAQQFTSAGRDRLIRHLWLMALFALLICLLLLIYSDLFAPVHFAAILLLAIGIGLWCLVTVLAWRQRRLLLARQAADLQTLNQVLAHAFSSEVFSPVKFSPAQEESVQAGWQQLLDQSQQLSALDPSGKQHPQHLNQLYLALSQCNHAIVQSQDKHILFEQICRIIVNLGHANMAWIGELGADHKRITVLSAFGSGIHYLDEVEISADPAQPSGKGPCGLSLISDHPYWVHDFQTNPMTAPWHEKAREFAWKSAAFLPLHIEGKVIGCLALYAAEAHAFEPDTQRLLQGMAANIDFALDRFEVQAQRSLIQSHLQGSEQRARLVLENALDAIVNIDMQGLIVEWNRAAAHIFGYTRAEVLGRRLEDLIVPPEHREAHHQGMHRLQQTGQSRLLGKLIEITALRRDGSEFPIELTIVEIERGHEHYYSAFIRDITKRKEAEERIRVLANYDTLTGLPNRNLLNERVTVEIEKAWDQDGQFALMFLDLDHFKDVNDSLGHRYGDNLLIALTKRFESLVRPQDTICRLGGDEFVFLLAEADHVIAREVVERLLKAVEQPFVIDQYELTITASIGVAIYPDDGLDMESLQRNADVAMYRTKKESRNSYRFFSNHMQVQTARNLQLVNALRQAISLGQLAVYYQPQVALDNGRLLGVEALLRWKHPQLGFISPAEFIPLAESSGLIISIGSWVLEQATQQMYAWRLAGLHGISVSVNLSSIQFRDPKLPALVKSTLERYNVSPECLELELTEGVALENPEGAVAMMDALNKLGVRLSIDDFGTGYSSLSYLKKFKVYKLKVDQTFVRDISTDDEDKAIVIAIIQLARSLGLKTIAEGVETPEQKAFLQTQGCDEMQGYLLSKPLNSDDATAFLLSYVPPAVP, from the coding sequence ATGACTGCACAACAATTCACATCTGCAGGGCGGGACAGGCTTATCAGACATTTATGGCTGATGGCGCTGTTTGCGCTGTTGATTTGCCTGTTATTGCTCATCTACTCAGATCTGTTTGCGCCAGTGCATTTCGCCGCTATCCTGCTGCTCGCGATTGGAATCGGCTTATGGTGCCTGGTGACTGTCCTCGCCTGGCGCCAGCGCCGCCTGCTCTTGGCCAGGCAGGCGGCAGACCTCCAAACATTGAATCAGGTGCTGGCCCATGCTTTTTCCAGTGAAGTGTTTTCCCCGGTCAAATTTTCCCCGGCGCAAGAGGAAAGCGTGCAAGCCGGCTGGCAGCAATTGCTTGACCAGAGTCAGCAATTAAGTGCCTTAGATCCATCCGGTAAGCAGCATCCTCAGCATTTGAATCAGCTTTACCTTGCATTGTCCCAATGTAACCATGCGATTGTGCAAAGCCAGGACAAGCATATCCTTTTTGAGCAAATTTGTCGCATTATCGTTAACCTGGGTCATGCCAATATGGCCTGGATTGGCGAGCTGGGTGCCGATCATAAGCGCATCACCGTCCTCAGCGCATTTGGTTCAGGCATTCATTACCTGGATGAAGTCGAGATCTCGGCTGACCCGGCCCAGCCCAGTGGTAAAGGGCCATGCGGTTTAAGCCTGATTTCTGACCATCCCTATTGGGTGCATGACTTTCAAACCAATCCTATGACTGCCCCATGGCACGAAAAAGCCAGAGAGTTCGCCTGGAAGTCTGCCGCTTTTTTACCCTTGCATATTGAGGGTAAAGTGATTGGCTGTTTGGCGCTCTATGCTGCAGAAGCGCATGCGTTTGAGCCTGACACCCAGCGCTTGCTGCAAGGCATGGCGGCCAATATTGACTTTGCCCTGGACCGCTTTGAAGTTCAGGCACAGCGTAGCCTGATCCAAAGTCATTTACAAGGCAGTGAGCAACGCGCACGGCTAGTGCTGGAAAATGCACTGGATGCGATTGTGAATATTGATATGCAAGGCCTGATTGTGGAATGGAACCGGGCGGCGGCACATATCTTTGGCTATACGCGCGCCGAAGTGTTAGGCCGCCGGCTGGAAGACCTGATTGTGCCGCCAGAGCACCGCGAAGCACATCACCAGGGAATGCACCGCTTGCAACAAACAGGGCAGTCCCGCCTGTTGGGCAAGCTGATCGAGATTACGGCCTTGCGCAGGGATGGCAGCGAATTTCCTATCGAGTTAACCATTGTTGAAATTGAGCGTGGTCACGAACATTACTACAGTGCATTTATCCGTGACATTACCAAGCGCAAAGAGGCGGAAGAGCGTATCCGCGTCCTGGCAAATTACGATACCCTCACTGGCTTGCCAAACCGGAACTTGCTCAATGAACGTGTGACGGTTGAAATTGAGAAAGCCTGGGACCAGGATGGCCAGTTCGCGTTGATGTTCCTTGATCTTGACCATTTCAAGGATGTAAATGACAGCCTGGGGCATCGCTATGGCGATAACTTGCTTATTGCCTTAACCAAGCGTTTTGAAAGCCTGGTGCGGCCGCAGGATACCATTTGCCGCCTGGGTGGGGATGAGTTTGTGTTTTTGCTGGCAGAAGCAGACCATGTGATTGCCAGGGAGGTGGTCGAACGGTTGTTGAAAGCTGTTGAACAGCCGTTTGTCATAGACCAGTATGAACTCACCATTACGGCATCCATCGGGGTGGCGATTTATCCTGATGACGGCCTGGATATGGAAAGCTTGCAACGTAACGCCGATGTGGCGATGTACCGCACCAAAAAAGAGAGCCGCAACAGTTACCGCTTTTTTAGCAATCATATGCAGGTGCAGACAGCGCGTAACCTGCAATTGGTCAATGCCTTGCGCCAGGCGATTTCCCTGGGGCAACTGGCAGTGTACTACCAGCCGCAAGTGGCGCTGGATAATGGCCGGTTGCTAGGTGTTGAGGCCTTGCTGCGCTGGAAGCACCCCCAGCTCGGCTTTATTTCACCCGCTGAGTTTATCCCGCTGGCAGAATCGAGTGGTCTGATTATTTCCATAGGCAGCTGGGTGCTGGAGCAGGCAACACAACAAATGTATGCCTGGCGCCTGGCAGGCTTGCACGGTATCTCGGTGTCCGTCAATTTGTCCAGTATCCAGTTCCGCGACCCTAAGTTGCCTGCGCTGGTGAAGTCTACCCTGGAGCGTTACAACGTTTCACCAGAATGCCTGGAACTGGAGCTTACCGAAGGCGTGGCGCTGGAAAACCCGGAAGGGGCTGTGGCCATGATGGATGCATTAAATAAGCTGGGGGTGCGCCTCTCTATTGACGATTTTGGGACCGGGTATTCTTCATTGAGTTACCTGAAAAAATTCAAAGTCTACAAGCTCAAGGTCGACCAGACCTTTGTACGCGATATCAGCACCGATGATGAAGACAAGGCGATTGTGATTGCCATTATCCAGCTGGCCCGCAGTCTGGGGCTCAAGACCATCGCTGAAGGGGTGGAAACGCCCGAGCAGAAAGCATTCTTGCAGACACAGGGCTGTGACGAAATGCAGGGCTACCTGCTCAGCAAGCCTCTGAACAGTGACGATGCGACGGCATTCTTGCTGTCATATGTTCCACCTGCTGTGCCCTGA
- a CDS encoding 3'-5' exonuclease family protein: MLPSVTFLDLETTGATPLRDRITEIALVRFDDGVETLRWQTLINPQQPIPPFIQSLTGINDAMVADAPTFAEVADKLLALLEGSVLAAHNVRFDHGFLKSEFKRIGCNFRTKVLCTVKLSRLLYPQYYSHGIDAIVERHRITGLARHRAMGDVEAILIMLNDARRDLGEEEVRAAALKLMSAPTLPPHIDASLVGELPEAPGVYLFYGENDLPLYIGKSINLRARVLSHFSSDHASSKEMRMTQEMKRFEWIPTAGEFSALLLESRLVKERLPIYNRQLRRERQLCSWRLAPGDTSQPLLTLVHEDEIDPSQLTQLFGTFKSKRQAVETLRKIAEMSHLCVKALGLEPGRNGPCFAYQLKGCKGVCCGQESTEMHALRVQQALIAHKLKIWPYPGKIGIEEYNLENDLRQIHVFEHWVYLGVAVDDDSLQELRTQKTALKFDLDTYKLLLKMLAQKKTRVLDLAG; encoded by the coding sequence ATGTTGCCTTCCGTGACTTTTCTTGACCTCGAAACCACCGGGGCAACACCCTTAAGAGACCGTATTACAGAAATTGCTTTGGTAAGGTTTGACGATGGTGTGGAAACGCTGCGCTGGCAAACACTGATCAATCCGCAGCAACCTATCCCGCCATTTATCCAGTCACTGACCGGCATCAATGATGCCATGGTGGCCGATGCCCCGACGTTTGCCGAAGTGGCTGACAAGTTGCTGGCTTTACTGGAAGGTTCTGTGCTGGCCGCGCATAATGTGCGCTTTGATCATGGTTTCCTGAAGTCTGAATTCAAGCGGATAGGATGCAATTTTCGCACCAAAGTCCTATGCACAGTCAAATTGTCTCGCCTGTTATATCCGCAGTATTACAGCCATGGGATTGATGCGATTGTAGAGCGTCACCGGATCACTGGCCTGGCGCGCCACCGAGCCATGGGCGATGTGGAGGCGATTCTCATCATGCTCAATGACGCCAGGCGTGACCTGGGCGAAGAAGAGGTTCGAGCGGCCGCACTCAAGCTGATGTCAGCGCCTACGCTGCCACCGCATATCGACGCCAGCCTAGTGGGTGAGCTGCCTGAGGCACCAGGGGTCTACCTGTTCTACGGTGAGAACGATTTACCGCTGTATATCGGTAAAAGCATTAATCTAAGGGCGCGTGTGCTGTCGCACTTTAGTAGCGATCATGCTTCCAGCAAAGAAATGCGCATGACTCAGGAAATGAAGCGTTTTGAGTGGATCCCGACCGCAGGCGAATTCAGCGCTTTGCTGCTGGAGTCGCGGTTGGTCAAGGAGCGTCTGCCCATCTATAACCGGCAGTTGCGGCGTGAGCGCCAATTATGCAGCTGGCGGTTGGCGCCAGGTGATACGTCGCAGCCCTTACTCACGCTTGTGCATGAAGACGAAATTGACCCCAGCCAGTTGACTCAACTGTTTGGCACCTTCAAAAGCAAGCGCCAGGCGGTAGAAACCTTGCGCAAGATTGCCGAAATGAGTCATTTGTGTGTCAAAGCGCTGGGTCTTGAGCCAGGACGCAATGGCCCGTGTTTTGCCTATCAGTTAAAAGGTTGCAAAGGCGTGTGTTGTGGTCAGGAGTCGACTGAAATGCATGCTTTACGCGTACAGCAGGCATTGATTGCGCATAAACTCAAAATCTGGCCATACCCCGGCAAGATCGGGATTGAGGAATATAACCTCGAAAACGATCTGCGACAGATTCATGTCTTTGAGCATTGGGTGTATCTGGGCGTAGCGGTGGATGATGACAGTTTGCAGGAACTAAGGACGCAAAAAACAGCGCTCAAGTTTGATCTTGATACCTACAAGTTATTATTGAAAATGCTGGCGCAAAAAAAGACCCGCGTGCTCGACCTGGCGGGCTGA
- the ccoG gene encoding cytochrome c oxidase accessory protein CcoG has product MSSTRSKPVIPIVAAPVAEQTISLYQKTRKVYPRSVSGYFKNWRWLMIWLTQLVFYGLPWLQYGGRQAFLLDIDTHRFYLFGLVIFPQDLFYLAMLLIICAIGLFLFTAVAGRLWCGFSCPQSVYTEIFLWMERSIEGDRMARQKLDAQPWGPRKAGIKLSKHGVWLAFSLVTGFTFVGYFTPVRELLGDIQQWQLGGWSCFWLGFYSLATYGNAGFLREQVCKHMCPYARFQSAMFDNHTLIVAYDSERGEPRGGRSKNQDYQAQGLGSCIDCNICVQVCPVGIDIRNGLQYECISCGLCIDACNDVMDKMQYPRDLIRFSSAGQSGKHKLRQHLLRPRVLIYSALFALMLAWLGYGLLHKPDFKVDVIRDRNIMYRETSHGVENLYQLHLTNATEQGQRYRVQASGLGGLRIESEQTLTAGPTEEVLLPLSLSLPSSEQRGSQRIKIEVMQISSGETVSTDSTFYLP; this is encoded by the coding sequence ATGTCATCCACACGCAGCAAACCAGTGATTCCGATTGTGGCCGCCCCCGTGGCCGAGCAAACCATTTCGCTTTACCAGAAAACACGCAAGGTATATCCGCGTTCTGTCAGTGGTTACTTCAAGAACTGGCGCTGGCTCATGATCTGGCTGACGCAACTGGTGTTTTACGGCTTGCCATGGTTGCAATACGGTGGCCGCCAGGCATTTTTGCTGGATATTGATACGCATCGCTTTTACCTGTTTGGCCTGGTGATCTTTCCGCAGGACCTGTTTTACCTGGCCATGCTACTCATCATTTGTGCGATCGGATTATTTTTGTTTACGGCGGTTGCAGGCCGATTGTGGTGCGGCTTCTCTTGCCCACAATCGGTATATACCGAAATTTTCTTGTGGATGGAGCGCAGCATAGAAGGCGACCGCATGGCCAGGCAAAAGCTCGATGCCCAGCCCTGGGGACCCCGCAAAGCCGGCATCAAACTGAGCAAACATGGTGTATGGCTGGCCTTCTCGCTGGTGACAGGATTCACCTTTGTCGGCTACTTCACACCCGTACGCGAATTATTGGGTGATATTCAGCAATGGCAACTGGGTGGCTGGTCGTGCTTCTGGTTAGGCTTCTACAGCCTGGCGACTTATGGCAATGCCGGTTTTTTACGCGAGCAGGTCTGCAAGCATATGTGTCCCTATGCACGCTTCCAGAGTGCAATGTTTGATAATCACACATTAATTGTGGCTTATGACAGTGAGCGGGGCGAACCCCGCGGTGGCCGTAGCAAAAATCAGGATTACCAGGCACAAGGCTTGGGATCATGCATAGATTGCAATATCTGCGTGCAGGTATGCCCGGTAGGCATTGATATTCGCAATGGCCTGCAATACGAATGCATCAGCTGCGGATTGTGTATTGATGCCTGCAATGACGTCATGGACAAAATGCAATATCCACGCGACCTGATCCGCTTCTCTTCCGCAGGCCAGAGTGGAAAACACAAATTGCGCCAGCACCTGCTGCGCCCCCGCGTCTTGATATACAGCGCATTATTTGCGCTCATGCTGGCGTGGCTGGGTTATGGCCTGTTACACAAGCCCGACTTTAAGGTGGATGTGATCCGTGACCGCAATATCATGTACCGGGAAACCAGCCATGGTGTCGAGAACCTGTATCAGCTACACCTGACCAATGCCACCGAGCAGGGGCAACGCTACCGGGTACAGGCCAGCGGACTTGGCGGCCTACGTATAGAAAGTGAGCAAACACTGACTGCTGGCCCGACCGAGGAAGTATTGCTGCCGTTAAGTTTGTCTCTACCCTCTAGCGAGCAACGTGGCAGCCAGCGCATCAAAATCGAAGTGATGCAAATCTCCAGCGGCGAAACCGTCTCAACGGACAGTACATTCTACCTGCCCTGA
- the rpmA gene encoding 50S ribosomal protein L27, translating into MAHKKAGGSSRNGRDSQAKRLGVKAFGETVVNAGSIIVRQRGTKMHAGENVGMGKDHTLYALVEGKVKFAVKGALKRHTVSIEAV; encoded by the coding sequence ATGGCACACAAAAAAGCAGGCGGTAGTTCACGTAACGGTCGCGACTCACAAGCCAAACGCCTGGGCGTTAAAGCTTTCGGTGAAACAGTTGTTAACGCTGGCAGCATCATCGTACGTCAGCGCGGTACAAAAATGCACGCTGGCGAGAACGTTGGCATGGGCAAAGACCACACGCTGTATGCACTGGTAGAAGGCAAAGTTAAATTTGCTGTTAAAGGTGCTTTAAAGCGCCATACCGTGAGCATTGAAGCGGTCTAA
- the proB gene encoding glutamate 5-kinase, protein MSVSLIQGSKTLIVKVGSSLVTNDGQGLDKTAIAAWAEQISALVKQGRQIVLVSSGAVAEGMQRLGWKKRPVEINELQAAAAVGQMGLVQMYEQCFAQHGLHTAQLLLTHEDLADRKRYLNARTTLRTLLDLKVIPIINENDTVVTEEIRFGDNDTLGALVANLIEADALIILTDQQGLYSADPRKNPDALFVNFETAGNPELEAMAGGAGSAVGTGGMLTKILAAKRAANSGAHTVIASGREPNVLARLSQGEAIGTHLKAGKMKTLAKKQWLADHLRVGGKLVLDDGAVNVLTKDGKSLLPIGVVDVLGQFERGDVVACVDAQGKEWARGIINYNANEVRRIKRKPSSEIEQTLGYVEEKELIHRDNLVLL, encoded by the coding sequence ATGAGTGTTTCTTTAATTCAAGGCAGCAAAACCCTGATTGTCAAAGTCGGCTCCAGTCTGGTGACCAATGATGGTCAGGGACTGGATAAAACTGCCATTGCTGCCTGGGCTGAGCAAATCAGTGCCCTGGTGAAACAGGGACGGCAAATCGTGCTTGTCTCCAGTGGTGCGGTAGCTGAAGGCATGCAGCGCTTAGGCTGGAAAAAGCGCCCTGTCGAGATCAATGAGCTACAAGCGGCGGCGGCTGTTGGTCAAATGGGGCTGGTGCAAATGTATGAGCAATGTTTTGCCCAGCATGGCTTGCACACTGCCCAATTACTGCTGACGCATGAGGATCTGGCTGACCGCAAACGCTACCTGAATGCACGCACAACATTACGTACCTTGCTTGACCTGAAGGTCATCCCAATCATTAATGAAAACGATACTGTGGTCACTGAGGAAATCCGCTTTGGTGACAACGACACCCTGGGGGCGCTGGTCGCAAACCTGATTGAGGCGGACGCGCTGATTATCTTGACCGATCAGCAAGGATTGTATTCCGCCGATCCACGCAAAAATCCTGACGCCTTATTTGTGAATTTTGAAACAGCCGGTAATCCTGAGCTGGAAGCCATGGCTGGTGGTGCTGGTAGTGCTGTTGGTACCGGCGGTATGCTGACCAAGATTCTCGCGGCCAAGCGTGCTGCGAACAGTGGTGCGCATACGGTGATAGCTTCTGGTCGTGAACCCAATGTACTGGCTCGCCTGAGTCAGGGCGAAGCCATTGGCACGCACCTAAAAGCGGGCAAAATGAAAACACTGGCTAAAAAACAATGGCTGGCTGATCATTTGCGTGTAGGTGGCAAATTGGTGCTTGATGATGGTGCGGTCAATGTGCTCACCAAGGATGGCAAGAGTTTGCTGCCAATTGGCGTGGTTGACGTCCTGGGTCAGTTTGAGCGTGGCGACGTGGTGGCGTGCGTCGATGCGCAGGGTAAAGAGTGGGCGCGTGGCATTATCAATTACAATGCCAACGAGGTGCGACGCATCAAGCGTAAACCAAGTAGTGAGATTGAGCAGACGCTGGGTTACGTAGAAGAAAAAGAATTGATTCACAGGGACAATCTTGTGTTGCTTTAG
- the purE gene encoding 5-(carboxyamino)imidazole ribonucleotide mutase has translation MSKPLVAIIMGSDSDWPVMKNAAQMLADFGIAYEARVVSAHRTPDLMFQFAESAASNGFQVIIAGAGGAAHLPGMVAAKTTLPVLGVPVPSKHLQGQDSLLSIVQMPKGIPVATFAIGDAGAANAGLFAVAMLANQDQSLADKLVAFRKKQAEKVHAMELSEKP, from the coding sequence ATGAGTAAACCTTTGGTGGCTATTATTATGGGATCGGACAGTGACTGGCCGGTGATGAAAAATGCCGCGCAAATGCTGGCAGATTTTGGTATTGCCTACGAAGCGCGTGTGGTCTCTGCTCACCGTACACCTGACCTGATGTTCCAATTTGCAGAGTCTGCTGCCAGCAATGGCTTTCAGGTGATTATCGCTGGTGCCGGTGGTGCAGCGCATTTGCCTGGCATGGTAGCGGCAAAAACCACATTGCCTGTGTTGGGCGTGCCTGTGCCTTCCAAACATCTGCAAGGGCAGGATTCCCTGTTATCTATTGTGCAAATGCCTAAAGGTATTCCGGTGGCGACGTTTGCAATTGGAGATGCCGGTGCCGCTAACGCTGGCTTGTTTGCAGTTGCCATGTTGGCAAATCAGGACCAGTCGCTGGCTGACAAGTTGGTTGCCTTCCGTAAGAAGCAGGCCGAAAAAGTACACGCAATGGAGTTGAGCGAAAAACCATGA
- the rplU gene encoding 50S ribosomal protein L21 produces the protein MYAVIKTGGKQYKVAAGDKVKVEKLTGDVGSTVVIDKVLLIADGETTTVGAPLVAGAKVNATVVSHGRGDKVMIFKMRRRKHYRKTQGHRQSYTEIQIDTISAK, from the coding sequence ATGTACGCAGTGATTAAAACAGGTGGCAAACAGTACAAAGTAGCCGCTGGTGACAAGGTAAAAGTTGAGAAATTGACTGGCGACGTGGGCTCTACAGTGGTGATCGACAAAGTGTTGTTGATTGCTGACGGTGAGACAACCACAGTTGGTGCACCTTTGGTAGCTGGTGCGAAAGTGAACGCCACTGTGGTATCACATGGCCGTGGCGACAAAGTGATGATTTTCAAAATGCGTCGTCGTAAGCACTATCGCAAGACACAAGGTCATCGTCAGAGCTACACAGAAATTCAAATCGACACTATTTCAGCAAAATAA
- a CDS encoding MarR family winged helix-turn-helix transcriptional regulator: protein MPNLYLENQLCFSLYSATHALLRSYKPDLDKLNLTYPQYLVLVALWQYKQLSIKDIAEKLMLEPATITPVVKRLEAKKLTKRTRQKDDERVVIVSLTEEGQALRSKLSDVQKRVACDTGLNSAAFDNLNKTLNELTKSVTAKIPSY from the coding sequence ATGCCTAACTTATATCTGGAAAACCAGTTGTGCTTTTCGCTTTACTCGGCCACCCATGCATTACTGCGTTCTTACAAGCCTGATCTGGACAAACTTAACCTGACCTATCCGCAATACCTGGTATTGGTCGCACTGTGGCAATACAAGCAGCTTTCGATTAAAGATATTGCCGAAAAGTTAATGTTGGAACCTGCCACCATTACCCCGGTCGTCAAACGTCTGGAAGCAAAAAAACTGACCAAGCGTACCCGACAGAAGGATGACGAGCGCGTCGTGATTGTCAGCCTGACCGAAGAAGGACAAGCCTTACGTAGCAAGCTTTCTGATGTGCAAAAGCGCGTGGCTTGCGATACAGGGTTGAACAGTGCCGCCTTTGATAACCTGAACAAAACGCTGAATGAGCTGACCAAAAGCGTGACAGCAAAAATTCCAAGCTATTAA
- a CDS encoding PLP-dependent aminotransferase family protein, producing the protein MKKYEVIAEEIASAIQQGLLKRGDKLPSIRQIQVSKQVNASTVFQAYYLLEARGLIVTRPRSGYYVAGPLRNERLLPHTAEDDGVPTTLQVSDLVFNLLERIKDPQHVPFGSAFPSPHLFPLPKLADHMASAVRHMQPQDTVSDIGQGDLELRRQIALRYQLDGKQTDPDEIVITNGALEALNLCLAAVTQPGDSVMIECPSFYAALQAIERLGLKAIEVPSHPELGIDLAALERAIIQHRPKACWLMTNFQNPTGSLMPEDKKQALVALITRYQLPLIEDDVYRELYFGKHRPLPAKTWDSDGWVMHCSSFSKTLAPGYRVGWVSAGRFSEKITRLKISTTLATSIPAQLALASYLAKGGYDKHLRQLRHQLMLQQLQFSQAIHQHLPAEVRFTLPQGGYFLWVQLPAQKDGLKLFQQAIAHNISLAPGHMFSSQQQYACYIRLNYGHPFTAANQHAIETLGQFIRRD; encoded by the coding sequence TTGAAGAAATACGAAGTTATTGCTGAAGAAATCGCCAGCGCCATTCAACAAGGCCTACTTAAGCGTGGTGACAAGCTGCCTTCTATCCGCCAGATACAGGTCAGCAAACAGGTCAATGCATCCACTGTCTTCCAAGCCTATTATTTACTAGAGGCGCGTGGCCTGATTGTGACGCGGCCACGCTCTGGCTATTACGTGGCCGGACCTTTGCGAAACGAGCGTTTGTTACCACATACCGCAGAGGATGACGGCGTCCCCACCACCCTGCAAGTGAGTGACCTGGTGTTTAACTTACTTGAACGGATCAAGGATCCGCAACATGTTCCTTTTGGCTCGGCCTTTCCCAGCCCGCACTTGTTTCCACTACCTAAACTGGCGGATCACATGGCTAGCGCCGTGCGGCATATGCAGCCGCAAGATACGGTCAGTGATATCGGTCAGGGGGATCTCGAACTCAGACGACAAATTGCCTTGCGTTACCAACTGGATGGCAAGCAAACCGATCCGGATGAGATTGTAATTACCAATGGCGCCCTGGAAGCGCTTAACCTTTGCCTGGCGGCAGTGACCCAGCCTGGCGATAGCGTGATGATTGAATGCCCCAGTTTTTACGCCGCCTTGCAGGCGATTGAGCGCTTGGGGCTAAAAGCAATAGAAGTCCCCAGCCACCCAGAGCTCGGTATAGACCTTGCAGCGCTTGAACGCGCGATTATTCAGCATAGACCTAAAGCCTGCTGGCTTATGACCAACTTTCAGAACCCCACTGGCAGCCTGATGCCAGAAGACAAAAAGCAGGCACTGGTTGCGCTCATCACGCGTTACCAGCTCCCCTTGATCGAAGATGATGTCTACCGGGAATTGTATTTTGGCAAGCATCGCCCTCTGCCAGCCAAGACTTGGGACAGTGACGGCTGGGTCATGCATTGCAGCTCATTTTCGAAAACACTGGCGCCTGGCTACCGTGTCGGCTGGGTCTCTGCCGGGCGCTTTAGCGAAAAAATTACCCGCCTGAAAATTTCCACCACACTCGCCACCTCCATTCCAGCGCAACTAGCACTTGCGAGCTATCTGGCAAAAGGCGGCTACGACAAGCATTTACGCCAGCTTAGGCACCAGCTCATGTTGCAACAATTGCAATTTTCGCAAGCCATCCACCAGCACCTGCCAGCAGAAGTCCGCTTTACCCTGCCGCAAGGCGGTTATTTCTTATGGGTGCAATTACCAGCGCAAAAAGACGGCCTGAAACTATTCCAGCAAGCCATCGCCCATAATATCAGCCTGGCACCCGGCCATATGTTCTCTTCACAACAGCAATATGCATGCTACATCCGGCTCAATTACGGCCACCCTTTCACTGCAGCCAATCAACACGCGATTGAGACGCTAGGTCAATTCATTCGCCGCGACTAA